A genomic segment from Malus domestica chromosome 05, GDT2T_hap1 encodes:
- the LOC103428028 gene encoding mitochondrial ATP-independent inner membrane protease subunit 2-like isoform X1, producing the protein MVSLSTWCRYIAHKLEYSATLSLKNYHRGQITDKEMGDALFKNLFQGRLTYLHWNKGEEMAPSIGAQGGTLLVRKIPAADPKRIFVGDVVVLKDPEKPDSYLVRRLAAIEGYEMLSTDEKDEPFVLDKDECWVLADNENLKPKEANDSRKFGPVSMTGIVGRVIYCLRTAVDHGPVQNSHSSMRKDAPVLQVELDVDEMAKNHKA; encoded by the exons ATGGTTTCCCTCTCCACCTGGTGCCGGTACATAGCCCACAAGCTCGAGTACTCTGCCACTCTCAGCTTGAAg AACTATCACAGAGGTCAAATCACGGACAAAGAAATGGGTGATGCTCTTTTTAAAAATCTATTTCAGGGAAGGCTGACATACTTGCATTGGAATAAAGGAGAGGAGATGGCCCCTAGTATAGGGGCACAAGGGGGAACTCTTCTTGTTCGGAAGATACCAGCTGCAGATCCAAA GCGTATCTTTGTTGGGGATGTAGTGGTCTTGAAGGACCCGGAGAAACCAGATAGTTATCTTGTCAGAAGATTGGCTGCAATTGAAGGGTATGAAATGTTGTCTACGGATGAAAAGGATGAGCCTTTTGTCCTTGACAAGGATGAATGCTGGGTGCTGGCTGATAATGAAAATTTGAAGCCCAAG GAAGCCAATGACAGTCGAAAGTTTGGGCCAGTTTCCATGACAGGCATAGTTGGCAGAGTCATATATTGTTTACGAACAGCTGTGGATCATGGCCCCGTGCAGAACAG CCATTCTAGCATGAGAAAGGATGCACCAGTTCTACAAGTTGAATTGGATGTCGATGAGATGGCAAAAAACCACAAAGCCTGA
- the LOC103428005 gene encoding TOM1-like protein 2, which translates to MDKLNLSQLGERLKIGGAQMGRMVSGKMKEMKEILQAPTPESKMIDEATLETMEEPNWGMNLRICAMINSEEFSGSEVVKAIKKKITGKSVVSQRLSLDLLEACTMNCEKVFSEVASEKVLEEMLRMIDNPQTDHENRRRAMQLIRAWGESEDLAYLPVFHQTYVSLRERSTDPLAQEGASPSLQSTLESYVHDPLSPPERYPVPDTGLHGGANHSDFPFNYQNVAVEDKKELLVVARNSLELLSSILNTETDPKPLKEELTLNMLDKCKESQPVVKRIIETTTDDEGMLFEALFLHEELQQIISKYEELEASQKSGIQQLENPAITWDEGMEAGLNPGELPGNSNATEREDLEDTQKHDGKLPENSSANEGSSSAQVGNHSETKIVDSSQQGTKSSSASEGSSSAEVGGKHSETKIVDSPHKDPRSSSEKLGE; encoded by the exons atggacaagttgaatcTATCTCAGTTGGGGGAGAGGTTAAAGATAGGTGGAGCTCAAATGGGTCGAATGGTAAGTGGGAAAAtgaaggaaatgaaggagattCTGCAAGCACCGACCCCGGAATCAAAGATGATCGACGAGGCCACTCTGGAGACCATGGAGGAGCCGAATTGGGGTATGAATTTGAGGATATGTGCAATGATCAATAGTGAAGAGTTTAGTGGGTCCGAAGTTGTTAAGGCCATAAAGAAGAAGATTACGGGTAAGAGTGTGGTGAGCCAGAGGCTGAGTCTTGACTTGTTGGAGGCTTGTACTATGAACTGCGAAAAGGTGTTTTCGGAGGTTGCATCTGAGAAGGTGTTGGAGGAGATGCTTAGGATGATTGATAATCCGCAAACGGATCATGAAAATAGACGAAGGGCTATGCAATTGATTAGGGCTTGGGGAGAGTCTGAGGATCTTGCATATCTGCCTGTATTTCATCAAACTTATGTG AGCTTGAGAGAGAGAAGCACCGATCCTTTAGCACAAGAAGGGGCTTCGCCCTCGTTGCAGTCTACCTTGGAGTCATATGTTCATGACCCGCTGTCTCCCCCTGAAAGATACCCTGTACCTGACACAGGATTGCATGGAGGAGCAAATCATAGTGATTTCCCCTTTAACTATCAAAATGTAGCAGTTGAAGacaaaaaagaacttcttgttgtAGCTCGCAATAGCCTTGAACTTCTGTCAAGTATTTTGAATACTGAAACAGATCCGAAACCTTTGAAG GAAGAACTAACCTTAAACATGCTGGACAAGTGCAAGGAGTCTCAGCCCGTTGTTAAAAGGATCATAGAAACCACTACCGATGATGAAGGGATGCTCTTTGAGGCCCTATTCCTTCACGAAGAACTCCAACAGATCATTTCCAAGTACGAAGAATTGGAAGCTTCTCAAAAGTCTGGAATCCAACAGCTTGAAAATCCTGCAATCACCTGGGATGAGGGGATGGAAGCTGGTCTAAACCCTGGAGAACTGCCTGGAAACTCCAACGCCACTGAGCGCGAGGATTTGGAAGACACCCAAAAACATGATGGAAAACTGCCCGAAAATTCCAGTGCTAATGAAGGCAGCTCGTCCGCTCAGGTAGGAAATCATAGCGAAACCAAAATAGTTGATTCTTCGCAGCAAGGCACCAAATCCAGCAGTGCTTCTGAAGGCAGCTCATCGGCTGAGGTAGGAGGAAAACATAGCGAAACCAAAATAGTTGATTCTCCGCACAAAGACCCCAGGTCCAGCAGCGAAAAATTAGGCGAATGA
- the LOC103428028 gene encoding mitochondrial ATP-independent inner membrane protease subunit 2-like isoform X2, with product MVSLSTWCRYIAHKLEYSATLSLKGRLTYLHWNKGEEMAPSIGAQGGTLLVRKIPAADPKRIFVGDVVVLKDPEKPDSYLVRRLAAIEGYEMLSTDEKDEPFVLDKDECWVLADNENLKPKEANDSRKFGPVSMTGIVGRVIYCLRTAVDHGPVQNSHSSMRKDAPVLQVELDVDEMAKNHKA from the exons ATGGTTTCCCTCTCCACCTGGTGCCGGTACATAGCCCACAAGCTCGAGTACTCTGCCACTCTCAGCTTGAAg GGAAGGCTGACATACTTGCATTGGAATAAAGGAGAGGAGATGGCCCCTAGTATAGGGGCACAAGGGGGAACTCTTCTTGTTCGGAAGATACCAGCTGCAGATCCAAA GCGTATCTTTGTTGGGGATGTAGTGGTCTTGAAGGACCCGGAGAAACCAGATAGTTATCTTGTCAGAAGATTGGCTGCAATTGAAGGGTATGAAATGTTGTCTACGGATGAAAAGGATGAGCCTTTTGTCCTTGACAAGGATGAATGCTGGGTGCTGGCTGATAATGAAAATTTGAAGCCCAAG GAAGCCAATGACAGTCGAAAGTTTGGGCCAGTTTCCATGACAGGCATAGTTGGCAGAGTCATATATTGTTTACGAACAGCTGTGGATCATGGCCCCGTGCAGAACAG CCATTCTAGCATGAGAAAGGATGCACCAGTTCTACAAGTTGAATTGGATGTCGATGAGATGGCAAAAAACCACAAAGCCTGA
- the LOC103428004 gene encoding structural maintenance of chromosomes protein 1-like, translating to MPSLVSQGKILRLELENFKSYKGFQTIGPFYDFTAIIGPNGAGKSNLMDAISFVLGVRTGHLRGAQLKDLIYAFDDREKDQKGRRAFVRLVYQLASGSELQFTRAITGGAGSEYRIDGASVTWEEYNAKLRSLGILVKARNFLVFQGDVESIASKNPKELTALLEQISGSDELKRDYEKYEEEKSEAEQKASLVYQRKRTIVLERRQKKEQKEEAEKHLRLQDQLKSLKKEHSLWQLFNIEKDIAKMTEELEAEKKSREQVMQEIDEFQLEANNKKKEQAKYLKEIAQCEKKISDRNSKLDKSQPDLLKLKEEMSRINAKIKKSEKELAKKEQERKRHKEDIKQLQKGIQDLTAKLEDLHEQGRDSGDKLKLDDTELREYFRIKEDAGMKTGRLRDEKEVLDRQQHADLEAQKNLEENLQQLRSREAELEEQEEQMQTRQKKIKENSARHRDEAKNLDNELHAMQSKNSQARTKYENLKSKIDEIDKQLRELKADRYENERDSRLSQAVETLKRLFHGVHGRMTELCRPTQKKYNLAVTVAMGKFMDAVVVEDEQTGKECIKYLKEQRLPPQTFIPLQSVRVKPVMERLRNLGGTAKLIFDVVQFDPALEKAILFAVGNTLVCDELDEAKRLSWTGERFKVVTVDGILLAKSGTMTGGTSGGMEARSKQWDDKKVEGLKKKKEQFESELEELGSIREMQIKESETTGRISGLQKKIQYAEIEKKSIKDKLATLAREKQNIKEEIDRSSPELLKLKQAVDKRSKEINKLEKRINEIVDRIYKDFSKSVGVANIREYEENQLKASQYMAEERLSLSSQLSKLKYQLEYEQNRDMESRINELQDSISKFKKALERVQKEEAAAKSAAEKASGEIDQWKKEIQEWKSKSEGCEKEIQEWNKRGSTATTSLSKLNRQIHAKESQIEQLMSQKQEIVEKCELEQINLPIISDPMEIDSSPMGPVFDFSQLNKSHMRDRRPSEREKLEVEFKQKMDAVISEIEKTAPNLKALDQYEAIKEKERAVTEEFEVARIEEKEKADMFNSVKQKRYELFMDAFQHISSNIDKIYKQLTKSNTHPLGGTAYLNLENEDDPFLHGIKYTAMPPTKRFRDMEQLSGGEKTVAALALLFSIHSFRPSPFFILDEVDAALDNLNVAKVAGFIRSKAREGARANQDDEGGNGFQSIVISLKDSFYDKADALVGVYRDCERSCSETLTFDLTKYRES from the exons ATGCCGTCCCTGGTCTCTCAGGGCAAAATCCTCCGCCTGGAGCTCGAGAACTTCAAGTCCTACAAGGGCTTCCAGACCATCGGCCCCTTCTACGACTTCACTGCGATTATTGGGCCCAATGGCGCCGGAAAGTCCAACCTCATGGACGCCATAAGCTTCGTTCTCGGCGTGCGGACGGGCCACCTCCGTGGGGCCCAGCTCAAGGACCTGATCTATGCCTTCGACGACAGGGAGAAGGACCAGAAGGGCCGCAGGGCCTTTGTCCGCTTGGTTTACCAGCTGGCCAGCGGGTCGGAGCTCCAGTTCACCCGAGCCATTACCGGCGGAGCGGGCAGCGAGTACCGTATCGATGGGGCGTCTGTGACGTGGGAAGAGTACAATGCGAAGCTCAGGTCTCTTGGGATTCTTGTCAAGGCCCGGAATTTCCTCGTCTTTCAG GGCGATGTGGAGTCTATTgcctccaaaaatcccaaggaACTTACTGCACTTCTTGAGCAGATCTCTGGGTCTGATGAACTCAAGAGAGActatgaaaaatatgaagaagaaaaatccGAAGCTGAACAAAAAGCAAGTCTTGTTTATCAGAGAAAGAGAACAATAGTATTGGAGAGGAGGCAAAAGAAAGAACAGAaagaagaagctgagaaacacCTCCGTCTGCAAGATCAACTG AAATCTTTGAAGAAAGAACATTCTTTATGGCAATTGTTCAACATAGAAAAGGATATTGCAAAAATGACTGAGGAGCTTGAAGCTGAAAAGAAAAGCCGCGAACAAGTTATGCAAGAAATTGATGAGTTTCAGCTAGAAGCAaacaataagaagaaagaacAAGCAAAATATCTGAAAGAAATTGCACAATGTGAAAAGAAGATTTCAGATAGAAATAGTAAACTTGACAAAAGT CAACCAGACCTTCTGAAACTGAAAGAGGAAATGTCTCGTATAAATGCAAAAATCAAGAAAAGTGAGAAGGAGCTTGCTAAGAAAGaacaagaaaggaaaagacaTAAAGAGGATATAAAACAGCTGCAGAAGGGAATACAGGATCTGACTGCAAAACTAGAAGATTTACATGAACAAGGCCGAGATAGTGGCGACAAACTGAAGTTAGACGATActgaattaagggaatactTTCGAAT CAAGGAAGATGCTGGGATGAAAACTGGAAGGCTAAGAGATGAGAAAGAGGTCCTGGATAGGCAACAACATGCTGATCTTGAAGCTCAAAAGAATTTGGAAGAAAATCTTCAACAGTTGAGAAGTCGGGAGGCTGAATTAGAGGAACAAGAGGAACAAATGCAAACAAGgcagaaaaaaattaaagaaaattctGCGAGACATAGGGATGAAGCTAAAAATCTGGATAATGAACTGCATGCCATGCAATCTAAAAATTCACAGGCCAG AACGAAATATGAAAATCTGAAGTCAAAAATTGATGAAATAGATAAGCAACTACGGGAATTGAAGGCTGACAGATATGAGAATGAGAGGGATTCCAGGTTGTCTCAGGCAGTCGAGACTCTCAAACGCCTGTTTCACGGTGTCCACGGTCGTATGACTGAACTCTGTAGGCCAACACAGAAAAAGTATAACCTCGCTGTTACTGTTGCCATGGGTAAATTTATGGATGCAGTTGTAGTTGAGGACGAACAAACGGGAAAGGAATGCATCAAG TATTTGAAAGAACAAAGGCTTCCCCCTCAGACATTCATACCTCTTCAGTCTGTCCGTGTGAAGCCCGTAATGGAGAGATTGCGCAACTTAGGTGGTACTGCAAAGCTGATCTTTGATGTAGTTCA ATTCGATCCTGCCTTGGAGAAGGCAATTCTTTTTGCGGTTGGCAATACTCTTGTCTGTGATGAACTTGATGAGGCTAAGCGTCTCAGCTGGACTGGTGAGAGGTTCAAAG TTGTAACTGTTGATGGAATTCTGCTTGCCAAATCTGGCACAATGACTGGCGGTACAAGTGGTGGAATGGAAGCAAGGTCAAAACAGTGGGACGATAAAAAAGTTGAAG GactaaagaagaagaaagaacaaTTTGAGTCAGAGTTGGAAGAGCTAGGGTCAATTAGAGAGATGCAGATAAAAGAGTCTGAGACAACTGGTAGAATTAGTGGACTCCAAAAAAAAATCCAGTATGCAGAGATTGAGAAG AAAAGCATCAAGGACAAACTTGCAACCTTGGCACGGGAAAAGCAGAATATAAAAGAAGAGATTGATCGCAGCAGTCCTGAACTTCTTaag TTAAAGCAAGCTGTAGATAAGCGGAGCAAGGAAATCAATAAGCTTGAGAAGAGGATAAATGAAATTGTTGACAGAATCTACAAAGATTTTAGTAAATCTGTTGGGGTGGCAAACATCCGTGAGTATGAGGAAAATCAACTCAAGGCTTCCCAATATATGGCTGAAGAGAGGCTTAGTTTGAGTAGCCAGCTGTCAAAGTTGAAATACCA GTTAGAGTATGAGCAAAACCGGGACATGGAATCACGAATTAACGAACTCCAAGATTCTATTAGTAAATTTAAAAAAGCTTTAGAACGGGTTCAGAAGGAAGAGGCTGCAGCCAAGTCAGCAGCAGAAAAAGCTTCTGGTGAGATTGATCAGTGGAAGAAAGAAATACAAG AATGGAAATCCAAGTCAGAAGGGTGTGAGAAGGAAATCCAAGAATGGAACAAGCGGGGTTCTACAGCTACAACAAGTTTATCCAAACTTAATCGACAGATACACGCTAAG GAGTCACAGATTGAGCAGCTGATGTCACAGAAGCAGGAAATAGTAGAGAAATGTGAATTAGAACAAATAAACCTTCCCATCATCTCAGACCCAATGGAGATTGATTCCTCCCCAATGGGCCCAGTCTTCGATTTTAGTCAGTTAAACAAGTCTCATATGCGGGACAGAAGGCCCTCTGAACGGGAGAAGCTTGAGGTGGAATTTAAGCAAAAAATGGATGCCGTAATTTCAGAAATTGAAAAAACAGCTCCAAATTTGAAGGCCCTGGACCAATATGAGGcaataaaagaaaaggaaagagctGTAACTGAAGAGTTTGAAGTGGCTAGAATAGAAGAGAAGGAAAAAGCTGATATGTTTAACTCAGTTAAGCAGAAGAG GTACGAGTTGTTTATGGATGCCTTCCAACATATTTCCAGTAACATTGATAAGATATACAAACAACTGACAAAGAGCAACACACATCCACTGGGTGGGACGGCATATTTAAATTTGGAAAATGAAGATGATCCATTTTTACATGGCATTAAGTACACTGCTATGCCCCCAACAAAGCGCTTTCGTGATATGGAACAACTATCTGGCGGCGAGAAAACTGTTGCAGCATTGGCATTACTCTTTTCCATACACAG TTTTAGGCCTTCACCGTTTTTCATACTGGATGAAGTCGATGCTGCACTAGATAACTTGAATGTTGCTAAGGTTGCTGGATTCATCCGTTCAAAGGCACGTGAAGGAGCCAGGGCTAACCAAGATGATGAGGGAGGCAATGGTTTTCAGAGCATTGTAATATCTCTAAAAGATAGCTTCTACGACAAGGCTGATGCTTTAGTTGGGGTTTACAGGGACTGCGAAAGGAG CTGTTCGGAAACTCTGACATTTGACCTGACCAAGTATCGGGAGTCGTGA
- the LOC103428003 gene encoding patellin-4-like, with the protein MTEKKEEEETPLENVEDDRVEETEDESTHEEVSKNSPSEDQESDVEQEGGNVNSPSVEFKNKKKKKQRALMELRCRVEDAIVGNYLLGKPNKKLGPDESFRREMEPWEITLWGVPLLPSKGHQGTDIVLLKFLRAKDYKVLEAFEMLRRMLKWRKEYKTDEILEEELGCDLKNVVFLNSVDKEGHPLCYTFYGPFRDRELYNRTFGSEEKRQEFLRWRVQFMERGIQKLSFKDGGVDSMVHVTDLKHSPGPDMKELRSLSNKTLVLLQENYPELIQKNIVINAPIWYYVVHVLRSRLLSQRTKKKFVFARPSNVTKTLLKFVEPEELPSQYGGLKREKDGDFTPEDKASRLKVKPSTNACIEIPVAEGGLTMVWDLTVVGWDVYYKEEFVPDDEGSYKILLQERKRLGQSVRNSFYISEPGKMVITIENWTFKNKRVLYRSKAKPTLPMYIYLNK; encoded by the exons ATGacggagaagaaagaggaggaagagacaCCATTAGAGAATGTCGAGGATGATCGTGTCGAAGAAACCGAGGATGAAAGCACCCATGAAGAAGTAAGCAAAAATAGCCCTAGTGAAGATCAAGAAAGTGATGTAGAACAGGAGGGTGGAAATGTAAATTCACCGTCTGTCGAAttcaagaacaagaagaagaaaaagcagAGAGCCTTGATGGAATTGAGGTGCAGGGTTGAGGATGCAATTGTTGGGAATTATCTGTTGGGAAAACCCAACAAGAAGCTTGGACCGGACGAGAGTTTCCGGCGGGAGATGGAGCCGTGGGAGATCACTCTTTGGGGGGTGCCTTTACTCCCAAGCAAAGGCCACCAAGGCACCGACATTGTGCTGCTCAAGTTCTTGAGAGCAAAAGACTACAAGGTCCTGGAAGCGTTCGAGATGCTGCGAAGGATGCTGAAATGGCGAAAAGAATACAAAACGGATGAGATTCTGGAGGAGGAGTTGGGGTGTGATCTTAAGAATGTGGTGTTTTTGAATAGTGTGGACAAGGAAGGGCACCCTTTGTGTTATACATTTTATGGGCCTTTTAGAGATAGGGAATTGTACAATAGGACTTTTGGTTCTGAGGAGAAACGGCAAGAGTTTTTGAGGTGGAGGGTTCAGTTTATGGAAAGGGGAATTCAAAAACTTAGCTTCAAGGACGGAGGAGTGGATTCTATGGTTCACGTTACCGATTTGAAGCACTCGCCGGGGCCGGACATGAAGGAGCTTCGTTCTCTTAGCaacaaaaccctagttttgctcCAAGAAAACTATCCAGAGCTCATCCAAAAGAAT ATTGTGATAAATGCTCCAATTTGGTATTATGTGGTGCATGTGCTCAGATCAAGGCTCCTAAGTCAAAGAACCAAAAAGAAGTTCGTGTTTGCCAGGCCTTCAAATGTTACAAAAACCCTTCTCAA GTTTGTAGAACCAGAAGAACTCCCATCTCAGTATGGTGGCctcaaaagagagaaagatggtGATTTCACACCAGAGGACAAAGCATCAAGGCTCAAAGTCAAACCGAGCACAAATGCCTGCATCGAAATCCCAGTTGCTGAG GGTGGATTGACAATGGTGTGGGATCTAACAGTGGTGGGATGGGATGTGTACTACAAGGAGGAGTTTGTACCTGATGATGAAGGCTCATACAAGATTCTGCTCCAAGAAAGGAAGAGATTGGGACAAAGTGTTAGAAACTCCTTCTATATTAGTGAACCTGGCAAGATGGTGATAACAATTGAGAACTGGACATTCAAGAACAAGAGAGTTCTATATAGGTCCAAAGCCAAACCCACTCTCCCCATGTACATCTACCTTAACAAATAG